Part of the Kitasatospora sp. NBC_01266 genome, CGCGGAACCCTCGGCCGCCCAACTGCGCCCGGCCTTCGCCGCGCCGCTGGCCGAACTCGCCACCGGACGGCAGACCCTGGCGCCCGCCGAACTGCCCACCGGCCACGGGGTGGAGGTCCGGTTCGCCGTGCCGCCGACCTTCCACGCCCTGACCGTACGCGGCGCCGACCAGGCGGCAGCCGAGCAACTCGGCGAGGTGGCCGAGGAGTTGTTCGCCGCTGCCGACACGCGGGCCCGCCGGGACTGGGCGGTGCCGCACGCCTCGCTGCTGGACGACGGCGCGGCGGCCGACGTCCGGTTCGCCGCCCTGGCGGCGACGCGGATCGACGGACGGCCGAGCAACGCCTCGCTGGTCGTCGCGCTGCACCAGGACCGCACGCCGATCGCCGAACTCGCCGCCGAACTGGCCACCTCGCGCCCGCAGGCCGAGGTGTGGACGGTGATCCTGCCGTCCGGCCCGGCCGTGGTGCTGGTCCAGGGCCGCACCGGCGCGATCCCGGCGCCGCTCACCGAGGACGGCACCCGGCGCTGGGTGGTCTCCTCGGTGGTGCAGGCCTTCCTGCCGCTGCCGGACGGCGCCTCGCTGCTGAGCGTGCAGCTGGGCACGGCGACCGGCGAGGACTGGGAGCTGTACGCCTCGGTCTTCGCGGAGCTGCTGCGCAGCGTGGAGTTCGGCTGGGACGGCGTGACCGCACCGGCGGCCGCCGCTTCGGGGCCGCCGACGTCCTCGGTGATCGCCGTGCCCCCGATGCCGCCGGCTCCCCCGGCTCCCCCGGCCACCCCGCCCGCCCCGGTGCAGGCACCCGAGCCGGCCAGCACCGCCGAGCCGAGGCGCAAGGGCACCCCGGTCAACGTGCCACCGCCGGACTTCGACCCCTTCGCCCCGGCCAACGCCGCCCCGCCGGCGGCCACACCTACGCCTACACCTACGCCCGCCCCCGAGCCGGCCGCCGCCCCGCAGCCGCTCGACCCGTTCGGCACGGTGGTGAAGAACCAGGCCCGCGCCCCCTTCGCCCCGCCCACCGAGCCGGAGCGACCCGGCACCGCCGAGCCGAGGCGCAAGGGCACCCCGGTCAACGTCCCGCCGCCGGACTTCGACCCCTTCGCCCCGGCCGACGCCACCCCGCCGGCGGCCTCCAGCGATCCGTCGGCCGAGCCTCCAGCGCCCGCCGAGGCCGACCCGTTTTCCTAGATCCACGCAGCCGCTGACGGGGCGTCACCGGTCGTTCCCCGCGGGGTCCCCCACTCCCCGTCGACCGCCAGGGCCCCCACCCCTGACGTCCCGTCAGCCGAGCTGCCCGCGCCGGTCGGCGCGGCCCGGGGCGGGTGTCAGCAACCGACCCGGTTGGCCGCCGCCACCCGCAGCCCGTCCAGGACCAGCTCGGTGGCCGGCAGCGGCAGGTGCTCACGCAGCACGTAGGCGCAGACCTGGCGGCGCACGTGCGGCTCCAGGGTCCGTCCGGTCACCTTGCGGTGGTTGAGGAACGAGAGCACCAGCGCGGGCGCCACCGCGAGCCCGACCCCGGCCGCCACCAGGCTCTGCAGCGCCAGGTTGTCGTCGGTGGTGAAGACGATGTCCGGGTCGAAGCCCTCCTCCGCGCAGATGTGCAGGAAGTTGGCCCGGCAGCGCGCGCAGCCGGCGATCCAGCGGGCCTGGGCCAGCTCGGCCAGCCGCACCGCGTGCCGGCGGGCCAACGGATGGCCGACCGGCAGCAGGACCGTCAGCAGATCCTCCATCAGCCGGATCTCCACCAGTTCGGCCGGCAGTTCGGCACGCATCCCCGGGTAGCTGAAGGAGAGCGCGATGTCGCACTCGCCGGCCAGCAGCTTCTGCACCGACTCCGGCGGCTCGGCCTCCAGCAGCTCGACCCGCACCCCCGGGTGCTCGGCCAGCAGCGCGGCCATCGCCTCGGGGATCAGCGTGGCGTTGGCGCTGGGGAAGGCGCAGACCCGCACCCGGCCGGCTCGCAGCCGGGCCAGTGCCTGGAGCTGCTGCTGAGCGGCGCCGAGGCTGCCGAGGATCACCTCGGCGTGCCGGGCCAGCGTCTCGCCCGCCTCGGTGAGCCGCATCCGGCGCCCGTCCCGGATGAAGAGCGCGACGCCGGCCTCGCGCTCCAGCGCGCGGATCTGCTGGGTGACGGCCGGCTGGGTGTAGCCGAGGGAGCGCGCGGCAGCGGTGAACGAGCCGGTGCTGACCACCTCGTGGAAGGTCCGGATATGTCGGGAGTCCAGCATCCGAGAATCATAAGCAGAATTTGGGAGAGATTGACCTGCCCGTAGCTGAGGTGATCTCTGACCCGATGAAACCCTAACGGTTCTCGCGCCGGCCCTTGACGAGGTATCCGAGCACGGCGCCGATCAGCAGCGTGGCGGCGAGCGCGATCCACAGCGGCGCCGTCACGGTGAAGACCCAGAACTGGATCTTCACGTTGTTCAGATTCGCCAGCAGGAACCAGAGCGCGAGCCCGGCCACCACCACACCGGCGATCAGTCGGGTCGGGATACCGGCGATCTCGCTCTGCTTCGCCTTCTGGCCGGCGAACGGGCGCTCCGAGTTCCTGGTCACACGGGCAGTCTGCGCGCCGGGCCGCCGTCACCGGCCGCACTGCGCCGCCGACTGCCCCGGACGGAGTACCAGCACTCCCCCGGGTGGGTGGCCGGACACCGGGTCGGCAGGTGATCCGGGATCTCGGGAACATCGCTGACCCGCCATTGGTTGACCCACCGGCAGAACAGGACAAATCGAAGGGCACACCACAGCTCGTGAGCATCATTCCCACGATCACTCTCAACAATGGCGTCGCGATCCCGCAGCTCGGCTTCGGCGTCTGGCAGGTGCCGGAGGACGAGGCGGCCACCGCCGTGCGCACCGCCATCGAGACGGGCTACCGCAGCATCGACACCGCCGCCATCTACGAGAACGAGGCCGGCACCGGCCTCGGCATCCGGCAGGCCGGCGTACCGCGCGACGAACTGTTCATCACCACCAAGCTGTGGAACAGCGGCACCCGCGACTGGTCCGGCCAGGCCGGCCGCGACGCGGTGCTGACCGAGTTCGACGCCTCGCTCGAGAAGCTCGGCCTGGAGTCCCTCGACCTCTACCTGATCCACTGGCCGCGCCCGATGCACGGCAGCTACGACAACCTCTGGAAGGCCTTCGAGGAACTGCTCGCCTCCGGCCGGGTCAAGGCGGTCGGCGTCTCCAACTTCGGCCAGGCCGAGCTGACCCGCCTCTTCGAGACCAGCTCGATCGTCCCGGCGCTCAACCAGGTCGAGCTGCACCCGCACTTCGCCCAGCGCGAGCTGCGCGCCTTCCACGCCCAGCACGGCATCGCCACCGAGGCGTGGAGCCCGCTGGGCCAGGGCAAGGCCCTGCTCAGCGATCCGACGCTGGCCAAGGTCGCCGCCAAGCACGGGCGGACCGTCGCCCAGGTGGTGCTCCGCTGGCACCTGCAGAGCGGCATCATCGCGATCCCGAAGTCGGTCACCCCGTCCCGGATCGCGGAGAACTTCGCGGTGACCGGCTTCGAACTCGACGCCGAGGACCTCGCCGCGATCGCCGGCATCGAGACCGGTCAGCGCCTCGGCCCCGACCCGGTCACCTTCGACTGGAGCTGATCTAAGTTCGTGACCGTTCAACTGTTGGCTCCCACCGATCCGGCGGGAGCCAACAGTTATGTCGGACGCTCGGAAATTCTCAGATAATTCCCAGGAATTCCGGGCGAATCGTTACGCCACCGGAGCGAGTCGAGCCGCCTTCGCCAGCAGGATCAACGCCTGCTGATGTTCGGTCGGCTCCAACGGTTCGAGCAGCAACTCTTCCACTCGGGCCACTCCGGCAGCAGCGCTGTGCAGCAGCTCCTGACCGGTCGGCGAGAGCGACAGCAGGTTGCGCCGCCCGTCCGAGGGGTCCCGGCGGCGCAGCACCAGACCCCGCCTGACCAGGCGTGAAACCATCTCGGCCATCGTCGCCTTGTCCAGCGAGGCCAGCTCGCCGACCGTCCGCTGGTCGGCCCCCGGCTCGCTCTCCAGCGCGTCGAGGACGGCGAACTGAGGAGCCGTCAACTCCGAGCCGACGTGCTCCGACCAGAGCTTGGTATGGACCTGCTGACCGACCCTGATCAGGTAACCGACCGCGCGCTGGGCGTCCAGCAGCGGACGGCTGTCGCTCAGCGCGGCCACCGCGGCCGGCTCCAACTTGGCTATCTTGGCCAGGAATCGGATCAGTTCGAGCTGCTCATCGCCGGTCAGCGGCTCGAACAGGGTGCGCTGGACGCGCACCACGCCGCCGGTGGCCTCACGGACCGCCTGGGCTCCGTTCTGCGAAAGTGCGAGCAGTTTGCGCCGGCCGTCCGCCGGATCGCGCCGGCGCAGCACCAGGCCACGCCGTACCAGCCGAGCGACCATCTCGGCCATCGTCGCCTTGTCCAGTGAGGCTCGTTCGCCCACCGTGCGCTGGTCAGCGCCTGGTTCGAGGGCGAGGGCGAGCAGCACGGCGAACTGAGGAGCCGTCAATTCGGCTCCCACATGTTCGGACCACAGCCGGGTGTGTACCTGCTGTGCCACGCGAATGAGGTGACCGGGCGACTGCTGCAGTCGACCGGGCACGCGGGTCGTCGGGATCTCCCCCAGCACCATGAATCCGTCCTGATGTCACACCCGGCGCGCTGTGGGACGCCCGGGCGGGGCAGTAGCGGCGTGCTGGCCTCCCCCGGCGCGAATCGAGAACCAACCGCAGTGATTTCGACCCGGATCGAGGGGAGCTCCGCCGTGCAGCCGACGGCTGCTGGCGCACACTATACAAACGGAGTCTGTGTTGCGGCAGGCAGGGGCAGATAGTAGACGGATGTTCACCATACTTGTGGTATTTCGTCCCGCACCGCCGAGTTGAACATCCGCCCGGATCGCGCTCTGGTCCCCTCAACTACTCGCCGGTAGGGTATTCGGCGCAGCGCTCTCAGCACCATTTTTCGTTGAACCGAGAGAGACGAGTAAGAGGCATGACCGAGCAGAGCAGCACGTCCAGGGTCGCGATCGTCACCGGCGCCGCGCGCGGCATCGGCGCCGCCACCGCGCAGCGGCTGGCGGCCGACGGCTACGCCGTCGCCGTGGTCGACCTGGAGGAGTCGGCCGGCAAGGAGACCGTCGAGAAGATCACCGCGGCCGGCGGTCGCGCCCTCGCGGTGGGTGCCGACGTCTCCGACGAGGCCCAGGTCCAGGCCGCCGTGGAGCGGATCGCGGCCGAGTTGGGCACCCCCGTGGTGCTGGTGAACAACGCCGGGGTGCTCCGCGACAACCTGCTCTTCAAGATGTCGGCGGCCGACTGGGACACCGTCATGAACGTCCACCTGCGGGGCGCCTTCCTGATGACCCGCGCGGTGCAGAAGCACATGGTGGACGCCGGCTTCGGCCGGATCGTCAACCTCTCCTCCTCCTCGGCGCAGGGCAACCGCGGCCAGGCCAACTACTCGGCCGCCAAGGCGGGTCTGCAGGGCTTCACCAAGACCCTGGCGATCGAGCTCGGCAAGTTCGGCATCACCGCCAACGCGGTGGCCCCCGGTTTCATCGCCACCGACATGACCGCCGCCACCGCCGCCCGGGTCGGCATGGAGTTCGAGGCCTTCAAGCAGGCCGCGGCCACCCAGATCCCGGTCCAGCGGGTCGGCGTCCCCGAGGACATCGCGCACACCATCTCGTTCCTCGCCAGCGAGGGCGCGGGCTTCGTCAGCGGCCAGGTGATTTACGTCGCCGGTGGACCGCTCGACTAGTCATTCCTACGTAGCGACCCTGGTCACCGCGTCCGCGCGACGGCCAGGGTCGCTACGGTTTCGGAGCACGGGCGACACCGGGTGCGCTCCTCGGGCGCACCCGGCGGGCAGGCGGCGGCAGGGAGCTGAGGAACGCCACCGGTGGGTGACCCGCGAGCAGGACGCCGACCGGCCGTCAGCGCGCTGGTCGTCCCTTCCGCCGTCGGGTCCTCAAGGGTGCCGTGCGACCGTGCCGGAGGCAGCTGCGGACGCCGGACGCGCCGTCAGCGCGCCGGAGCCGCCACCGGGACACCCCGGACCGCGCCCGGCTCGACTGGTACCGCGTCAGCTAGTACTGCTGCAGCGCCCGCAGCCGGGCCGCCTCCGCGACCATGGCGGCCCGCTCGGCCCGCCGTGCCTTACGCGCCTCGTCCGCGCCGACCGGCTCGACCACGTGGAAACAGGCTCCGCAGACGTAGCCGCCCTCCGGCCCCTCGGAGACCGGGGTCCCGCAGTGCGCGCAATACCGGGAGTAGGTGACAGTGGCGACCATGACGACCTCTCGCATCGGTTACGAAGAGTAGGTCCACGGTAGCCGCTCGTTTCAGTGGCAGAAAGAGCGAACTGATGCTCGATCAGACCTCGGCGGGGTGGGTCCCGGCGATCGATCCGGTGCCGTCGCAGGTCCGGCAGGGTTCCTCGCGGTAGGCCTGCTTGCTGCCGTCGGCGGAAACCCGGTACCGGGTGTAGGTGCCGGTCCCGCTGCACAGGAAGCAGTTGCCGCCGCCGTCCCGTTCGGTGGTGCCGGTTCCCTTGCAGGTCCGGCACTGCAGGCCGGCCAGTCGCCCGGTACCGGTGCAGATGGTGCACACCGCGATGCTCACGCCGCTCCCTCCGATCCTCGTGCTCCCGCCAGGAGCCCGAATGCCTCGTTTGCGCAGCCTACCGCCGGAATACCCTTGGACCTGTCCGGGTACCCCGATCCGGACGGAGGTGAGCCGCCATGCGCTATGCCACCACCCCGCGCCGCTGGCGCAGCGGGACCGAACCCCGCTTCGCCCGAAGCGACCTCAAGCTGCGTTTCCTGCTCTCGGTGGTCTTCGTACCGGTCTTCGCGCTGATGACCGCCGCGTTCGCGGTCTTCGCCGCCATGGCGAAGGCGACCAGCGCGCCCTCCCAGAGCACGCTGGTCGCCTTCGCGGCGGTCTGCTTCGCGCTGACCGTCGTCGCCACGATCGACCTCTACGTGGTGATCCGGCGCCGCCGGGTGGAGCTGTAGCGCCGGGCTACCGGTTCCCCACCGCCTGCTTCACCAGCGTCTTGCCGAAGTCCCACATCAGGCCGCTGCCCCGGTGCGCGTCGTCCATCACCTCGCAGAACGCGTCCACGAACCGGTCCACCTCGCGCTCGGTGATGATCAGCGGCGGAATCAGCTTGATCACCTCCAGGTGGTCGCCGGAGACCTGGGTCAGGATCCGGTGCCGCTGCAGCAGCGGAACCACCACCATCTGCGCGAAGAGCCCCTTGCGCGCGGCCTGCAGCGCCGTCCACCCGGTGCGCAGCTTGAGCGAACGGGGCCGGCCGAACTCGATGCCGATCATCAGACCGCGACCGCGCACCTCGGCGAGCAGCTCGTACTTCTCGGTGAGCGCGGCCAGCCGGTCGCGGAACAGGTCGCCGACCCGGCGGGCGTTCTCCACCACCCGCTCGTCCCGCATCACCTGCAGGGTGGCCAGGCCCGCCGCCATCGCCTGGGCGTTGGAGCCGAAGCTGGCCGAGTGCACCAGCACCCGGTCCATCGAGGAGTACACCTTCTCGAAGATCCAGCCCTTGCCCAGGGTGGCGCCGATCGGCACGTAGCCGCCGGAGAGCGCCTTGGCGGCGCAGACCAGGTCGGGCTGGACCCCCTCCTCGTCCTGGTAGGCGAAGAAGGCACCGGTGCGCCCGATGCCGGTCTGCACTTCGTCGCAGATCAGCAGCGCCTTGTTCTCGTGCAGCAGGTCCTGGGCCGCACGCAGCCAGCCGGGCGGGGCGGCGTGCACGCCCTTGCCCTGGATCGGCTCGACGATCAGCGCGGCCACGTCCCCCTTGCGCAGCTCGCGCTGGAGCGCGCCGAGGTCGCCGAGCGGGATCGCGGTGTCGGGCAGCAGCGGCCCGAAGCCCTTGCGGAACCCGCCCTCGCCGTTGATCGAGAGCGATCCGGTGGTCAGCCCGTGGAACGCGTGGTCGCAGTAGAGGATCCGCCCGCGCCCGGTGGCGTACCGGGCGAACTTGATCGCGGTCTCCACCGCCTCGGTCCCGCTGTTGCCGAAGAAGACCCGGTCCAGGCCGGGCGCCTCGGCCAGCAGCCGCTCGGCCAGCAGGCCGGGCAGCGGCGGGCAGTCGAAGCGGGTCAGGTCGGGCAGGTCGAGGTCCATCACCTGCTGGATCGCGTCGCGCACCACCGGGTGGTGGCGGCCGAGCGCGAAGATGCCGAAACCGGCCAGCATGTCCAGGTACTCGTTGCCCTCGGCGTCGTAGAAGTACGGGCCGGCGGCGCGCTCGTAGGTCTTGTCGAAGCCGATGGTGCGCAGCATCCGCGGCAGCTGCGGGTTGAGGTAGCGGCCGTGCAGTTCATACCGCTCGCCGCCGCGCTCGGCGAGCAGGGCGGCAAGGTCGAGGGCACCGTCCGGTCGGTCGGCGGGCACGTGGTCAGCTGGCACGGGGTTCGTTCACTCCTCGGTTCGGTAGCAGGTGCTTGGCGAAGGCGGCGGTCTGGGCGGCGATCCCGGTACCGGTCAGCCCGGCCTCCTCCATGATCTCGCCGCGCCCGGCGTGCTGCAGGAACTCCTGCGGAATTCCCAGGTCGCGCAGCGGGGTGTCGACCTCGGCGTCCCGCAGCGCCTGGGCGATCGCGGCGCCCACCCCGCCGACCCGGCCGTTGTCCTCGACGGTGACCACCAGCTTGTGCCGGGAGGCGAGTTGGACCAGCGCCGGGTCGACCGGCTTGACCCAGCGCGGGTCGACCACGGTGGTGGCCAGGCCGTCGGCGGTGAGCAGCGCGGCGGCGTCCAGGCAGGCGCAGGCCATCGCGCCGACCGAGACCAGCAGCACGTCCTGGCCAGTGCGTCCGGGCACCTGGGTGCGCTGCAACACGTCGACGCCGCCCAGCTGTTCGACAGCCGGCCGGACCGGGGTGACCTCGCCCTTGGGGAAGCGGATCACGGTCGGCGCGTCGGTGACCTCCAGCGCCTCGTGCAGCTGCGCCTTGAGCTGCTCGGCGTCGCGCGGCGCGGCCAGCCGCAGGCCGGGGACCACCTGGAGGATCGACATGTCCCACATGCCGTTGTGCGAGGCGCCGTCGTTCCCGGTGACCCCGGCCCGGTCCAGCACGAAGGTGACGCCGAGCCGGTGCAGCGCCACGTCCATCAGCACCTGGTCGAAGGCCCGGTTCAGGAAGGTCGCGTAGACCGCGACCACCGGGTGCAGGCCCGCGGTGGCCAGACCGGCGGCGCTGGTGACGGCATGCTGCTCGGCGATCCCGACGTCGAAGATCCGGTCCGGGTAGGCCTTGGCGAACGGGGCCAGCCCCAC contains:
- a CDS encoding MarR family winged helix-turn-helix transcriptional regulator translates to MTAPQFAVLLALALEPGADQRTVGERASLDKATMAEMVARLVRRGLVLRRRDPADGRRKLLALSQNGAQAVREATGGVVRVQRTLFEPLTGDEQLELIRFLAKIAKLEPAAVAALSDSRPLLDAQRAVGYLIRVGQQVHTKLWSEHVGSELTAPQFAVLDALESEPGADQRTVGELASLDKATMAEMVSRLVRRGLVLRRRDPSDGRRNLLSLSPTGQELLHSAAAGVARVEELLLEPLEPTEHQQALILLAKAARLAPVA
- a CDS encoding LysR family transcriptional regulator, with the protein product MLDSRHIRTFHEVVSTGSFTAAARSLGYTQPAVTQQIRALEREAGVALFIRDGRRMRLTEAGETLARHAEVILGSLGAAQQQLQALARLRAGRVRVCAFPSANATLIPEAMAALLAEHPGVRVELLEAEPPESVQKLLAGECDIALSFSYPGMRAELPAELVEIRLMEDLLTVLLPVGHPLARRHAVRLAELAQARWIAGCARCRANFLHICAEEGFDPDIVFTTDDNLALQSLVAAGVGLAVAPALVLSFLNHRKVTGRTLEPHVRRQVCAYVLREHLPLPATELVLDGLRVAAANRVGC
- a CDS encoding LapA family protein; amino-acid sequence: MTRNSERPFAGQKAKQSEIAGIPTRLIAGVVVAGLALWFLLANLNNVKIQFWVFTVTAPLWIALAATLLIGAVLGYLVKGRRENR
- a CDS encoding DUF6343 family protein, producing the protein MRYATTPRRWRSGTEPRFARSDLKLRFLLSVVFVPVFALMTAAFAVFAAMAKATSAPSQSTLVAFAAVCFALTVVATIDLYVVIRRRRVEL
- a CDS encoding aldo/keto reductase, which gives rise to MSIIPTITLNNGVAIPQLGFGVWQVPEDEAATAVRTAIETGYRSIDTAAIYENEAGTGLGIRQAGVPRDELFITTKLWNSGTRDWSGQAGRDAVLTEFDASLEKLGLESLDLYLIHWPRPMHGSYDNLWKAFEELLASGRVKAVGVSNFGQAELTRLFETSSIVPALNQVELHPHFAQRELRAFHAQHGIATEAWSPLGQGKALLSDPTLAKVAAKHGRTVAQVVLRWHLQSGIIAIPKSVTPSRIAENFAVTGFELDAEDLAAIAGIETGQRLGPDPVTFDWS
- a CDS encoding aspartate aminotransferase family protein; amino-acid sequence: MPADHVPADRPDGALDLAALLAERGGERYELHGRYLNPQLPRMLRTIGFDKTYERAAGPYFYDAEGNEYLDMLAGFGIFALGRHHPVVRDAIQQVMDLDLPDLTRFDCPPLPGLLAERLLAEAPGLDRVFFGNSGTEAVETAIKFARYATGRGRILYCDHAFHGLTTGSLSINGEGGFRKGFGPLLPDTAIPLGDLGALQRELRKGDVAALIVEPIQGKGVHAAPPGWLRAAQDLLHENKALLICDEVQTGIGRTGAFFAYQDEEGVQPDLVCAAKALSGGYVPIGATLGKGWIFEKVYSSMDRVLVHSASFGSNAQAMAAGLATLQVMRDERVVENARRVGDLFRDRLAALTEKYELLAEVRGRGLMIGIEFGRPRSLKLRTGWTALQAARKGLFAQMVVVPLLQRHRILTQVSGDHLEVIKLIPPLIITEREVDRFVDAFCEVMDDAHRGSGLMWDFGKTLVKQAVGNR
- the fabG gene encoding 3-oxoacyl-ACP reductase FabG, with amino-acid sequence MTEQSSTSRVAIVTGAARGIGAATAQRLAADGYAVAVVDLEESAGKETVEKITAAGGRALAVGADVSDEAQVQAAVERIAAELGTPVVLVNNAGVLRDNLLFKMSAADWDTVMNVHLRGAFLMTRAVQKHMVDAGFGRIVNLSSSSAQGNRGQANYSAAKAGLQGFTKTLAIELGKFGITANAVAPGFIATDMTAATAARVGMEFEAFKQAAATQIPVQRVGVPEDIAHTISFLASEGAGFVSGQVIYVAGGPLD